The following coding sequences lie in one Arachis hypogaea cultivar Tifrunner chromosome 4, arahy.Tifrunner.gnm2.J5K5, whole genome shotgun sequence genomic window:
- the LOC112796716 gene encoding probable sulfate transporter 3.3: MEHNNNNNIILHSHCVEVAMEEVHHVVAPPHKSTFQKLKARLKETFFPDDPLRQFKGQPLKTKFVLGAQYFFPILQWGPNYTFQLFKSDLIAGLTIASLAIPQGISYAKLANLPPIVGLYSSFVPPLVYAVLGSSRDLAVGPVSIASLVLGSMLRQEVSPTTDPLLFLQLAFTSTFFAGLFQASLGILRLGFIIDFLSKAILIGFMAGAAIIVSLQQLKSLLGITHFTKQMGLVPVMTSVFHNVHEWSWQTILMGICFLMLLLLARHISIRKPKLFWVSAGAPLVSVIISTILVFAFKGQNHGISVIGKLQEGINPPSWNMLRFHGSHLGLVIKTGIITGILSLTEGIAVGRTFAALRNYKVDGNKEMMAIGFMNVVGSFTSCYVTTGAFSRSAVNNNAGAKSAVSNVVMSVTVMVTLLFLMPLFQYTPNVVLGAIIVTAVIGLIDIPAACLIWRIDKFDFIVMLTAFFGVIFISVQQGLALAVGLSTFKILLQITRPKTVMLGKIPGTDIYRNLHQYKEAVRVPGFLILSIEAPINFANITYLNERTLRWIEDEEDNKKEYSSLQFVILEMSAVSAIDTSGISLFRDLKAALEKKGIELVLVNPLAEVIEKLKRVDEANEFIPAQNLFLTVGEAVASLSTAMKNQSTIPEGAHTIMPHY; the protein is encoded by the exons atggaacataacaataacaacaatattaTTTTGCATTCTCATTGTGTAGAAGTGGCAATGGAAGAAGTGCACCATGTTGTGGCTCCACCACACAAGAGCACCTTCCAGAAgctcaaggctaggctcaaggaAACATTCTTccctgatgatcctttgaggcAATTCAAGGGACAACCTTTGAAGACCAAATTTGTTCTTGGAGCTCAATATTTCTTCCCTATTCTTCAATGGGGTCCTAATTATACCTTCCAACTCTTCAAATCTGACCTTATCGCTGGCCTCACCATTGCAAGTTTGGCCATCCCTCAG GGAATCAGTTATGCAAAGCTTGCAAACCTTCCTCCAATTGTGGGACTAT ATTCTAGCTTTGTTCCTCCACTTGTTTATGCTGTGCTTGGAAGCTCAAGGGACCTAGCTGTAGGACCAGTTTCaattgcttctcttgttcttGGATCCATGTTGAGGCAAGAAGTGTCTCCAACAACAGaccctcttctctttcttcagCTTGCTTTCACTTCTACCTTCTTTGCTGGTCTCTTTCAAGCTTCTCTTGGGATTCTAAG GCTTGGGTTTATCATTGACTTTTTATCAAAGGCCATACTTATTGGTTTCATGGCTGGAGCAGCTATAATTGTTTCACTGCAACAACTTAAGAGCCTCCTTGGAATCACACATTTCACTAAACAAATGGGCCTGGTTCCTGTTATGACTTCTGTCTTTCACAATGTTCATGAG TGGTCATGGCAAACAATACTAATGGGAATTTGCTTCTTGATGCTACTATTACTGGCAAGACACATT AGTATAAGAAAACCAAAACTTTTCTGGGTCTCAGCTGGTGCTCCTCTTGTATCTGTTATCATCTCAACTATCTTGGTTTTTGCATTTAAGGGCCAAAACCATGGCATCAGTGTG ATTGGAAAACTGCAAGAAGGAATAAATCCTCCTTCTTGGAACATGTTGCGGTTTCATGGAAGTCACCTAGGCCTTGTCATAAAAACTGGGATTATCACAGGCATTTTATCCCTCACC GAAGGAATTGCAGTAGGAAGAACATTTGCAGCTCTCAGAAACTACAAAGTAGATGGTAATAAAGAAATGATGGCCATTGGATTCATGAATGTGGTTGGCTCCTTCACTTCCTGCTATGTTACAACAG GTGCATTCTCTCGCTCAGCGGTTAATAACAATGCCGGGGCAAAATCAGCCGTGTCGAATGTAGTGATGTCTGTGACAGTCATGGTGACCCTCCTTTTCCTTATGCCATTGTTCCAATACACGCCTAATGTTGTGTTGGGTGCAATCATAGTCACGGCGGTGATCGGTCTCATTGATATCCCTGCTGCTTGCCTCATCTGGAGGATCGACAAATTCGATTTCATTGTTATGTTGACTGCATTCTTTGGTGTTATTTTCATCTCTGTCCAGCAAGGACTTGCTCTCGCA GTTGGATTATCAACATTTAAGATCTTACTGCAAATTACAAGGCCTAAAACAGTTATGTTGGGAAAGATACCAGGGACAGACATATATAGAAATCTTCATCAGTATAAGGAAGCTGTGAGAGTACCTGGTTTTCTCATTTTAAGCATTGAGGCTCCCATCAATTTCGCTAACATAACATACCTCAATGAAAG GACGTTACGATggattgaagatgaagaagacaACAAAAAGGAATACTCAAGCCTTCAATTTGTGATCCTGGAAATGTCAG CTGTGAGCGCCATCGACACAAGTGGAATTTCACTTTTCAGGGATTTGAAAGCAGCATTGGAAAAGAAGGGAATTGAG CTTGTGCTGGTGAATCCACTCGCCGAGGTCATAGAAAAGCTGAAAAGAGTAGATGAAGCCAACGAATTCATACCAGCACAAAATCTGTTCTTGACAGTTGGAGAGGCCGTAGCTTCACTTTCAACAGCAATGAAAAACCAATCAACCATCCCAGAGGGAGCACACACAATTATGCCACATTACTGA